DNA from Micrococcales bacterium:
CCGGCCCGGTCCTGGCTGACGTCGGGGTAGTAGTGCGAATATGTCCCCTCCAACCACGCATTGGCGACCATCGCGGGGCCGCCGTGTCCCGGCCCGGCGATGTAGATCATGTCGGTGTCGTCCCGGCGGATGACGCGGTTGAGATGGGCGTAGATGAAGTTGAGCCCGGGGGTGGTGCCCCAATGCCCCAGCAGTCGCGGTTTGACGTCCTCGGGCCGCAACGGCCGTTCGAGCAACGCGTTGTCCAGCAGGTAGATCTGGCCCACGGACAGGTAGTTGGCCGCCCGGAACCAGCGGTCGAGGACCTCGACCTCCGCCGGTTCGAGGGCCCCCGGCGACACCTTCACCCGGCTGCGAGAGGGATTCGCTCGTTTGGTCTTCGACGCCATGTACCCACCCTTTCAAGGTCGACTGCGCGCTCGCTACCCCGGTCGTCCCTACCCAGCTCACACCCCGGTGTGTTCAGATGGAGCCATGAGCGACAACGACGACATCGAGCGGCTCCTGCGCGAGATCGACGGGGCCACGGCCAGCAGCCCGCCGCCGGCCAAGCGCCAGGAGAACCTTCCCGCTGAGACCGATGGGGATTCGGCAGGCATCGGCATTGCGCTGGTCGTGTCAGCGGTGGTCGGCGTCGTCGGCCTGGTGCTCGGCGTCCTGCCGTGGGTGCCCGGCTTCTGGCTCGGGGTGGGTGGCTTCTTCGGTGCGTTCATCGGCTTCCTGCTCGGCCGCCGCCTGGGCTAGCCGCTTGCGGTCGAAGACGGGGCGCAGCAGCCGATAGGTGACATACGCCCCGAAGAGGAACAGCGGCCAGCCCATGACGATGCGGGCGACCCCGAGTGCCCCCACCCAGCCGGCCAGGTATAGCGGTAGTTGCACCACCATCCGGGCACCGAAGACGAACACCCATACCCAGGTGGCTGCGGCGAACACCCGCCGTTCCTCGGGGTCCTGGCGCCACCCGGACGGATCGCCGGTCATGGCTCCGACCACCACACCCATGAGCGGCCAACGGACGGCCAGGGAGATCAGGAACGCCCCTCCGTAGGCCGCGTTGACGAAGAAGCCCCAGAGGAAGAAGTCGCGGGCCTCCCCCGTCCTGGCGCTGACGAAGGCGGATATCGCCACCCCGGCGAAACCTGCGAGGACCTGGGTCAGCGGCTCCCGGCGGAACAGTCGCAGCACCAGGATCACCGCGCCGGTGGCCAGGGCCGCCACCAGCGCTGGCTGCAGCACCCGGCCGTTGAGCAGATACACGCCCAGGAACACCACTGATGGCAGCGCGGAGTCGATCATCCCGCGCCAGCCCCCGATGGCGCGCTCGAGCAGGACCGCCTCCGGATGGGCCGGCTGCGCCGCCGGCTCGTCGGCACTCACTCGTGACCCGGGATCGTCAGTTCGTACTCCGGGTTGAAGATCACCTTCCGGCCGTCGCGGATCGCGACCCGGCCCCGGGCGCTGATCCGGCGGCTGGGGACGATACCGGTCAGCCGGCGGCGGCCCAGCCACACCAGGTGCACCATGCCGGTGTCATCAGCGACGTCGGCCTCGAAGGACTCCACACCGCCACTGGGGTGCAGGGTCACGCTGTGCACCGCGCCG
Protein-coding regions in this window:
- a CDS encoding DUF3159 domain-containing protein, with the translated sequence MSADEPAAQPAHPEAVLLERAIGGWRGMIDSALPSVVFLGVYLLNGRVLQPALVAALATGAVILVLRLFRREPLTQVLAGFAGVAISAFVSARTGEARDFFLWGFFVNAAYGGAFLISLAVRWPLMGVVVGAMTGDPSGWRQDPEERRVFAAATWVWVFVFGARMVVQLPLYLAGWVGALGVARIVMGWPLFLFGAYVTYRLLRPVFDRKRLAQAAAEQEADERTEEATHPEPEAGHPRQDAEHQADDADHR
- a CDS encoding OB-fold nucleic acid binding domain-containing protein, which translates into the protein MTAEKSWRARTSTGQTCQHVLICDAEVGEVVEVTGAVHSVTLHPSGGVESFEADVADDTGMVHLVWLGRRRLTGIVPSRRISARGRVAIRDGRKVIFNPEYELTIPGHE